The Physeter macrocephalus isolate SW-GA unplaced genomic scaffold, ASM283717v5 random_3069, whole genome shotgun sequence region tgtatatatatatatatatgtgtgtgtgtatatatatatatatatatatataaatctgaccacttctcaccacttgCATTGTAAGCGTCCTCGTCTGGGCCACCACTGAATCCCACCTGGATTCCTGCAGAACCCTCCTCCCAGTCTCCCCGCTTTCACTCCTCTACCGTCCCATCTCAGCCAGCAGCCAGAACAATCCTAAAAGTGAGTCACGTCATGTCATTTATTTGTCCCAAAGCCTCTACTTGTGCCACTTCTCACTCCTGGGGACTTCCACCAGGTTCTCTCTTTGCCTGGAATCCTCTTCCCTCATACTCTGGCATGGCTAAGTCTGTCAGTGaattcaagtctttgctcagatgtcaACCTCTCATAAGAGCTCAGATGAAACTGTAGTGCCATCTTAATCCACCTACCCTGCTCTATATTTTGGGCATGCCGTTTACAATCTCTTTCACATGGTAGTTATTTCCTagtatgtttattgtttattttttaatcacaccCCCTACTAGAACATAAACTCCACAAGAACAGGAAGTTTATCTGTCACGGAAAGCATCCCAAATATTAGAAAAGTGCCTAGTAACTAGTATCAGATGCCCAGtattttttgagtgaatgaatgattgaatatgACAAATATTTCCCTCACATTCCATAGTCATTTCACACTCAGTCTATACGAAATTCCATGTATTCTGCCAAAATTACATGTTCCATCCTCCAAGTCAGACGGCTAAGGGTCGGTCTTCTCCAAGTCCCCCTCACCCTTATTCTGCACATCTCCTCTGCCCACACGGTGCAATCTGTCACCACGTCCTGCTTCTTAATCCCTCCTCTCTCTACTGCCTCCCCACGCCCACTGTTAACTACCTGGTTAACAATCCCTGTTAACCAGGTAATTAGTTACCTAGTTTGAATGTGTTGTATCTTTCATCTTTGTTGGTGTCTCCGCAGCCTCCCACGCATTTCCAAGCCTCCAGCCTGTCCCCATTTGACTCCTTCCTCACATGACAGCTAGAGCACTCGAAACCCAAGCTTGTCTCTTTCCTACTTAAAACCTTTCCATGACTCTCCATTGCATTTGGAACCCTGCGCACACTGCACGATATGGTTTATAAGCATATCCATGATCTGCCCCTTCTTCTCCCAAACCATGTCTGACTCCTTGAAAGCTATCCAGATAGAGGCGTTCTGTCTTCCAGACCCTCCTGTGCACGTGTTTTGTCTTTGGCCTGAAATACCTTTCTCCAGTTGCTAGAACTGGAGAACACACACCGTGAAACAGAATTCAAGTCTCAAGACTTAGATAAGATGACCTTCTGCCCTGCTTCCATTCCCTTAGTACCTGTCGCTTGTTATGGAATCACTGGCTTACTTACCAGTCTCCCCGCTAAATTGTAATCTCCAAAGCAGAAGTTTTCCTTCACCTCTGAATGCCTGGTGCAAAGCACGATACAAGGTACATAGTCATCACTGGATAAATGTTAGATTATCATGGAAAGAGCTGTAGAAATTGTCTAACACTTTTCCTCTGGCCCCCCTCTGTAAGATGGCAATCTTGGGTTGTGGAATGCCTTTCAAAGTAGAAACAGCATGGATATTTAGAGCCGAATGTACCTGGGTTAGAGTTCTGACTTTGGCGGTTTGCAGTAGTGAGGGAGAAGCGAACACACACTTTGGAGCCAATAGGGTTGAAATCCCAAATCTAACCTTTACTAACTGGTTGAGCTTGGGCACGTTTCTTAATATCCTTCTGCCTCTGAATAGACATGAGTTTTATAGCAATTCCTGTATCATAAACTCAtttcaacaatttatttttattttatcaaccAACTTAAGATTCCTTGTTTTTCCAATTAGGTCTCTTCCAAGGTATCCATAAAACAGGAGATAGATGTATTCAGGGAGTcattcttgccttttctttttttccatcagGATGATACGTGCTAAGGAGTATGTCGTAGCTACTCATAGACCTCCCATTGGTTACAGTACAGAGGTCAGCTTAGGTATctgctcttcctccctttctccctttgttCTCAGGCCCAAGAGTTTCCCTGCCCTACCCACCCTATCTGGGAGAGATGTGAGGTAGAGGCTGATTTTTTAAGGTACAAGTTAAAAGAAAAGTAGAAGCTTTGGTTCCCTAATTGAACATTTCTCATGCGTAATTATGGAGGAATTATGACCTATGGtgtaaagaaaagaagcaaggtTGCACCACTCCGTTTTTTCCTCCCCTGGCCCTCCCATGGATGCTCTCATGGGTAGACCATTGATCCTCAGGAAAAGTTGGCTTCACGGTCAAATTGCATTAAAAGCgtctccaaaataaataaattaaactaaaaaaaaatcttctccaagaaccaacTGAGGAGCAAAATAGCAAGAAATGAGGACTCGGCCTCCCTAGGGGACCAGATGAAGGAACCACTTCTTTGAGCCAAATAGAAGCAGGCTAAGATTTAGAGAGAATCTATTCCTCCTCCCAAAGATGCAAGAGCCTATGGCTTGTACTTTTTGCCTCCCTGGCACGTCTGTTCCCAGAGAAAAAAGCAGCAGGCAGTGTCCTGACTGAGCTCACCCGTGACACAGAAAGGCGTGGGTAGGGAGGGGAAGGCAAGGCTCCGTTCAATTCCAAAGCTTTGGTTCCACTCAGTTTCATTCTGCTATCACCACTAGATACTTTAGTCCTTCATTTTCCTCTAGAATGTAGATTAGGACCACAAGGTGAATGTGTAAAGCTCTCACCTCAGATCTGGCCTATTTTTGCTGTAGAGAATTAGAAGTGACTGAGGCACTTTACTAGGCTGAGGTCCAAATCAGAGTACGAATGGCAAGGAACACAAGTTATTTCTTGTGGGCACGATGCCTTCGGGAATGCCTTGCTCCCTGTTCTTTGGGGTTTTTGATTTTGCACCAATGGGAAATGAAGGGGCTGACGATCTGAAAGATCTTCTCCCAACAGAGCCCTGGGGCGGTGGAGAGGGCATCCCGAAGCCAAGGCTGATGCCTGCCTTCACTGATCCACTGACAGGGGTGCTCTGAGCAAAGGGGGCCATGGAGGGGTCCCCAAACATAGTTTTTCTTGCAGAAGTGCTGGCCTTCCCCAAGGCAAAAGGTGTGCCCTGGCTGGCCCGGCCCTGGTTGTTTGGGCCCCAGCCTTTCCCCAAGGGTGTGACGGCGCAGTGCTCCCACCTGGCCCTGCTCCAGTGCTGAATGCTCCAGAGTTGGAGCTCATGTCTGGGGCAGTGACGCTGGTCCCAGTCTCCTCACAGTCCATAGGGGCCACTAATCCCCCAAAGTCAAAGGGTCGTGGGGCTGTGCTGCCAAACACTGAGCCGCAAGCCCCACTCCGCTGGGTTGGGGTGGCAACTCCCAAACCACTCGTATTAGCTTGACCAAAGGGAACCTACTGGAGTGCTGTCAAAGGCCGGCCAGCAGCTGGCAGGGATGTGAAAGGTGGAGGCTGATGGTGCCAAAGCCCCAAAGGCTGACTGCGTGGTACCGCTGAAGGATGGCTGGGCTGGAGTCGGTGTTGGGATTGAGGAGGCCACTCTTGAGTTTCCAAAAATGAAAGAGCTACCGAAGCTTGGGCCAAGGGCTGGTTCGGGGGCTCCTTGCTTCTGCACACATGCAGCCCCAAATGCAGGTTGGGGAGTGGCTCCCAGGGATAGCGGGAAAGGTGGCCTTGAGCTTGACTCCAAGGGAATTGTGAATGCTGAGGTCGAACTGGAGATCCTGGATGACAATGCAGGCTGGTTGGTGGTTACTAGGGCTGAAGTGGCCAGAGGGCTACCCATAGCGCTAAAATTGGCAGTGCTCCCGGTAGGGGATATCTGGAGAGCACTGGGAAGAACCTGGCTAAAAGATGGTGACTGTGTGCACAGTAGGAATGGTTGGACGCTGGCATAGTGGGAAAGTGAAGCCTGCAGCTGGGGAGAAGCTGGCCCTGAAGGCACAGGCAGCCCCGAGAGGGAAAGCGGGGCAAGTGGAAGGGATGGAGCAGGTGCTGCCCATGGGACTGGTACCATTCGCTACACCACACTCCAAAGGTGGCTTAAAGGAGCCTTTGGATGTGCTGGCTGGGGTGGTGGACATGACTACAGAGGTAGCCTTGACCAGGCCGTGGAAGAGACGGGTAGAAGCAGGAGTAGGTGGAGGAGAGGTCTGCTTGAAAGAGAAAGGAGCTCTCCCGGGCATAGTTTTCAGTGGTCTTATGCTGCCAAAGATAGGCTTGAAGGTGGGAGTTGAGATACCCGGAGGTGAAGATGCTGCAGCTGCGCTTGAAATTCTGGACTATGAGGAGCCTCCTATCTCACTATTGGCTGGGGGCCCCAAAATGGGTTTTGACATGCGCTCAGCAGACGTTGCAACAGGAGGTGCAGATGCAGGAAGATGGGGAGCTGGGCTGCACATCAATCCAAACAAAGTGCTTTGCATAGTGGGTGCTGCAGGGATAATGGCGGCTGAGTCTCGGGGTATGGCAGCCTGAGAGGTTGAAGGTGGCTATGTGGTGTCAGTGACTGGTGATGTGGGAGAAACAAGGGTCAGAAGGATGAAAGTAGTTGTGGGTTTTGAGTCTGAAGAGGTGCCTGAAAGGGGTTCTGACTGTGAGCACCCATGTGAGGCCAGCAGGCTCGCTGTTTTCAGAGGCGAGTGGGCCACACTGATTGCCTCTCCGGTCGGTTGTGGGAAGGCCAGTGGACTTGGAGACTTCTGCATTTTATGTAAGCTTTCCAACTGAGGATCAGTGCCCTGGGACAGGGGAGGCTGAATAGCAGACCAAGTGTCAGGGACAGAGTCTGTGGTGACCTCAGTCGTATCCTCTCTGGCTTTGTTGCTCCACTGCAGTCCAGCTTGCTTCCCTAAGGCCAGGTCTTCAGCGACTGCATAACCAAGCTGAGGAGGTGGAGTCAGGGACAGCAGGCTCCCAGGGCTTGACAGAAGCAGGGGAATCTGATTTTGCTGCCCAGAGCTGCCAGATGTTTCTGGGGACTCATCTGATACCAGTGGGACTGGGGAGCGAGACGGATGAccatgttctttcctttttattggccACTCTGGTATCTGGAGTGATGTACTGGGAATACTTCTCTTCCAAGGCTCAGAGAAACCTCTAGAAGAGCTGTAAGAGCTTGTAATAGCATTTCTTTGGGAGCTAAGGGGGCCACCTGTGTGTGTGCTGGCCAAGGAGTCCAtggaggagcagctgggcctgtgattCAAGCTGTGATCTGAGCCCCAGCAGTCGAGGCGTCTCTtcagaggcccaggcctgggcACAAAAGAAGTGAGGACTCCATTTTTCGTCAGAGGCTTAAACGCAGATGGTCTGGTCTCTGGAATCCTTCTCTTACTGTCCAAGCTCTCACGGAACAGTGGCTCTTCCCAGCTCACTTTCCCCTTTTGCACTCTCTGAGGGCCCCCAGCACTGTCTCCTTCGCACATGGGTCTGGGGGCTTCTCAGAAGGTGAGACCCCCTACCCCTGCAGAGTTCGTTACCTCTGCTGGGGCAGTGGAGGGGGGCGCTGTCCGCTCACGAGGAGCGAGCCTGATGGTCACCGGGCTCCATATTGCCCTGGGGTGCCGAAGAGACCAGATTCTCCGCTTGAAGTAACTTTCCCACCAGTCTGAGGGAAGAGGCTCCATGATGGAATACCTGTTCATGGGAAAGCGCCTCCAAGCCTCATTGACCACCCACGCGTCGGGACTGGTAGGATCCCAGTTCGGCAGCCTCGTCGCAGGTCTGTGCCGAGGGGCAGGGTGGGCACGATGGACGGGCTGAACCCAGGGGACCTGATGAAGGGGCTGAGCTGGCCGGCGGTTCAAGGGCCTCTCCGGCAAGTCTGTGCGCCCCTCTGCTGGGGATGACGGCGAGAGTCCCAGCTGGCCCACGTAAGTGCCCATGTGGAGCAGTGAGGCGGGGTCGGTGACTTGGACTTCGGGTTTGGGCTCCCGAGGTTTCTGACGCCTGGTGACGCAGCCGCAGTCGAAGGGTTCCGGTGACGGTTGGGATCGCTGCGCGAGGAAAGTGAAAGGGTCTCGGGGCGCTCCTCACCCTCCAGGTCCTGCATCCGAAAGTGAGCGGCCGGTGGAAACAGAGGACACGCGGGCCCTCGGCAGCCCCCGTAGCCTGCTCTGCCAGTTTGAGGCCTAAGCTGGCTGCTCtggcctctcttctctcctctccggGTTGCAGCGCGCGGCGCGAGGAGAGGGATTGGAGAGGAAGCGCGCGGCCGGAGGCCCAGAGCTAGAGTCGAGCAGGCGCCGGGTCTCCAGACTCCGGCTCCCGGCCCCGGCACTGATCCGTCCGCCCGCCCGTCCCCCGGAGTCGGAGTAGGGAGGGCAGTCCGAGCCCCTCAGGGTGAGTCGGTggaggttgggggcggggggcggggcgctgGCGGGAGCGCGGGACCGGAGACCCGGGCGCGTGGACCTGGGCAGCCCAGAAGGCGCTCGTGGCGCCAGCAGCGGGGAATAACGGAGGCCGGATTGGCTGCTTGGGGATTCCcgcccttcttcctttcctttccgcAGCCAGTAGGTGTCAGTCATTTGCCTCCGGGATGACAAGCTCCTGACGCAGCCACCGTCCAGGGTCGCCTCCCCGAGGGTGAATGTGTGTCGCCCTCCGATTGTTCGCATTTGAGTATGCAGGTACGATGGCACTCTGGCGGGGTCGCGAGGCTCCGGAGGGGGCCAAAGGGATTTCTTGTCTACCGACCGAGAGCCTGAGCGCCTCCGCAGGCACCCGGCTTTGTCCCTCGCTCAGCACCGCCCCCCGTCCCCCCGCCCCGGCCACCCTCTCCAATCGCGATCCTCACCTAGCCCAGTGGGGTCGGAGCTCCAGGAGGGGAGCAAAGAAGTGGGAGATTTAATTTGAGGCTGAATATTCAGGCTAAGCCAGAGTGAACTAGGGGACTAACattctgagaaattaaaaaacgAATAACGTTTTAAGATTTCCAATACCATTCCTTCCAATAACGATAAAAATGGCACCAGTTGAATACGATTCTTTCAAGAAAGGTCATTTTAAGGTTGTTAAGTTAAGGAACTCGGAGAACGAGTTCCATTCAAAACCCACACTTGTCCAAAAATGGGTCCAGACATCTCCCGCTTGATCGATCTCTTTCTCCTTGAATTTGTATTTCCACAGAATTTTACGCCAATATAATGTGTGCTTACGCTTAAAGTCTTTATTCGATCGTCCTACTATACTAATCTGCACCAAATATAGGTATAAACACTGAAATCTGAAATTTTGATACGTGACGGAACCACAAATCTGTTATAATTAattcttttggtttcatttatatttgcatttactaATAGAATGCAATCAATCAAAACATCATAAGTAGATAACAAATTTGAAAGGCCCTTTCCTGGACGTTGTAACAGAAGTAAATATGGAATTTATCACCTCTTTCTCCAAGAGGTCGCATACAATGTATTGATATAAGACCACCTCCACTGAAGGAATATTTCCATTGCTCCTCTACTGGACACCAGGGATGGAAGAATTTTACAATTCGGGGCAGTGTGTCACTTCAGATAGGTAGAAGGGTTTTGGAATTGCCTAGTGAGAGCATGGTGGGATTTCAAAGTAAGGTGGGAAGCAAGAAGCCAAACTAGAGGATTCTCAAACTCGTGAATGTTAACTGGTTGAACATGGAAGAGGTAGAAATTGATTCGGTGTTTGTGCGTGCTTGTAACCGAGTTGGAGTAAAGTTTAGCAAGGGATGGGAAAACCTCTCTAGCAGAGGATGGTTTCGATCCATCGACTTCTGGGTTATGGGCCCGGCACGCTTCCGTTGCGCCACTCTGCTTAGCCTCTGTGGGCTGCCACTGTTCTTCCCTTCAATGATTATGTCACCGTTTCTGCGCTGAACATGTTTCTcgatttcctttctttctgatgGTTTTCGTCGCCCCTCTTTCTCGAGGTACGTAGAAGATCAGCTCTTCCGCAACCAGATGACCTCAGGTCATCACCCTCGGGTCTGCAATTTTCCAACCTGCCCAAGGGTGCCCAAGCTCGTCATTGAaccccctccccagcacccctccccactccctggagCCGCTAGCCTCTCGGAGCGGAGGAAGAGCCCGCGGAGCAAAACTCTGGGTGGACCCTTCTCGGGGAGAAGATCGGAAATCGTGGAGCCAGCTCTGCTGCCACCGGAAAGGAAACGTGTTAACCATCTCCTCTGTTACCTGTCGAAAAATCTTATAGATGACACTTTGAATAAAAGA contains the following coding sequences:
- the LOC102981452 gene encoding LOW QUALITY PROTEIN: POM121-like protein 2 (The sequence of the model RefSeq protein was modified relative to this genomic sequence to represent the inferred CDS: inserted 5 bases in 4 codons; deleted 2 bases in 2 codons; substituted 2 bases at 2 genomic stop codons), producing MGTYVGQLGLSPSSPAEGRTDLPERPLNRRPAQPLHQVPWVQPVHRAHPAPRHRPATRLPNWDPTSPDAWVVNEAWRRFPMNRYSIMEPLPSDWWESYFKRRIWSLRHPRAIWSPVTIRLAPRERTAPPSTAPAEVTNSAGVGVSPSEKPPDPCAKETVLGALRECKRGKXSWEEPLFRESLDSKRRIPETRPSAFKPLTKNGVLTSFVPRPGPLKRRLDCWGSDHSLNHRPSCSSMDSLASTHTGGPLSSQRNAITSSYSSSRGFSEPWKRSIPSTSLQIPEWPIKRKEHGHPSRSPVPLVSDESPETSGSSGQQNQIPLLLSSPGSLLSLTPPPQLGYAVAEDLALGKQAGLQWSNKAREDTTEVTTDSVPDTWSAIQPPLSQGTDPQLESLHKMQKSPSPLAFPQPTGEAISVAHSPLKTASLLASHGCSQSEPLSGTSSDSKPTTTFILLTLVSPTSPVTDTTXPPSTSQAAIPRDSAAIIPAAPTMQSTLFGLMCSPAPHLPASAPPVATSAERMSKPILGPPANSEIGGSSXSRISSAAAASSPPGISTPTFKPIFGSIRPLKTMPGRAPFSFKQTSPPPTPASTRLFHGLVKATSVVMSTTPASTSKGSFKPPLECGVANGTSPMGSTCSIPSTCPAFPLGAACAFRASFSPAAGFTFPLCQRPTIPTVHTVTIFSQVLPSALQISPTGSTANFSAMGSPLATSALVTTNQPALSSRISSSTSAFTIPLESSSRPPFPLSLGATPQPAFGAACVQKQGAPEPALGPSFGSSFIFGNSRVASSIPTPTPAQPSFSGTTQSAFGALAPSASTFHIPASCWPAFDSTPVGXPFGQANTSGLGVATPTQRSGACGSVFGSTAPRPFDFGGLVAPMDCEETGTSVTAPDMSSNSGAFSTGAGPGGSTXAVTPLGKGWGPNNQGRASQGTPFALGKASTSARKTMFGDPSMAPFAQSTPVSGSVKAGISLGFGMPSPPPQGSVGRRSFRSSAPSFPIGAKSKTPKNREQXHSRRHRAHKK